Proteins encoded by one window of Nocardia goodfellowii:
- the argH gene encoding argininosuccinate lyase, which produces MTTQGTNEGALWGGRFASGPAAAMAALSKSTHFDWALAPYDIRASKAHARVLHKAGLLSDSDLSGMLAGLEQLASDVNSGAFGPVESDEDVHGALERGLIDRVGTELGGRLRAGRSRNDQVATLFRMWLRDAVRRVAFGLLEVVDALVAQAAAHPDAVMPGKTHLQAAQPVLLAHHLLAHAHPLLRDIDRLRDFDKRAAVSPYGSGALAGSSLGLDPEQIAAELDFDASAANSIDATSSRDFAAEAAFVLAMIGVDLSRMAEEVILWSTPEFGYVTLADAWSTGSSIMPQKKNPDVSELTRGKAGRLIGNLTGLLATLKAQPLAYNRDLQEDKEPLFDSVAQLELLLPAIAGLVSTLTFHTERMAELAPAGFTLATDIAEWLVRQGVPFRVAHEAAGACVRAAESRGVGLDELTDAEFAAIDPALTPQVREVLTVQGSIASRNARGGTAGVQVAAQLAEIRTDVIELRAWLR; this is translated from the coding sequence ATGACCACGCAGGGAACCAACGAAGGTGCGCTCTGGGGTGGGCGTTTCGCGTCCGGTCCGGCGGCGGCGATGGCGGCGTTGAGCAAGTCGACGCACTTCGACTGGGCACTGGCCCCGTATGACATCCGCGCCTCCAAGGCGCACGCGCGCGTGCTGCACAAGGCCGGGCTGCTCTCCGACAGCGACCTGTCCGGCATGCTCGCCGGGCTGGAACAGCTTGCCTCCGACGTGAATTCGGGTGCCTTCGGTCCCGTGGAATCCGACGAGGACGTGCACGGCGCGCTGGAGCGCGGATTGATAGATCGGGTCGGCACCGAACTCGGCGGCCGGTTGCGCGCCGGACGTTCGCGCAACGATCAGGTCGCCACGCTGTTCCGGATGTGGCTGCGAGATGCCGTGCGCCGCGTCGCTTTCGGTCTGCTGGAGGTGGTCGACGCACTGGTCGCGCAGGCCGCCGCGCATCCCGACGCGGTGATGCCGGGCAAGACCCACCTGCAGGCCGCGCAGCCGGTGCTGCTGGCCCATCATCTGCTGGCGCATGCGCACCCGCTGCTGCGCGATATCGATCGGCTGCGTGACTTCGACAAGCGAGCGGCGGTGTCCCCGTATGGTTCCGGCGCGCTCGCCGGTTCCTCGCTCGGCCTGGATCCTGAGCAGATCGCGGCCGAACTCGACTTCGACGCGTCGGCGGCGAATTCGATCGACGCCACCTCCTCGCGCGATTTCGCGGCCGAGGCCGCGTTCGTCCTGGCCATGATCGGCGTCGACTTGAGTCGCATGGCCGAAGAGGTAATCCTCTGGAGCACACCCGAATTCGGCTATGTGACCCTCGCCGACGCCTGGTCCACCGGTTCCTCGATCATGCCGCAGAAGAAGAACCCGGACGTCTCGGAGCTGACGCGGGGCAAGGCGGGCCGTCTGATCGGCAACCTCACCGGCCTGCTGGCCACCTTGAAGGCGCAGCCGCTGGCCTACAACCGCGACCTCCAGGAAGACAAGGAACCGCTCTTCGACTCGGTCGCCCAGCTGGAGTTGCTGCTGCCCGCGATCGCCGGTCTGGTCTCCACGTTGACCTTTCACACCGAGCGCATGGCCGAACTCGCCCCGGCCGGTTTCACCCTTGCCACCGACATCGCGGAATGGCTTGTCCGGCAAGGTGTTCCGTTCCGCGTGGCGCACGAGGCGGCCGGGGCCTGCGTGCGGGCCGCCGAGTCCCGCGGTGTCGGCCTCGACGAACTCACCGACGCCGAGTTCGCCGCCATCGACCCCGCCCTCACGCCGCAGGTCCGCGAGGTGCTGACGGTTCAGGGTTCCATCGCCTCCCGCAACGCCCGCGGCGGCACCGCGGGTGTCCAGGTCGCCGCCCAGTTGGCCGAAATCCGCACGGACGTCATCGAACTCCGAGCCTGGCTGCGCTGA
- a CDS encoding SAM-dependent methyltransferase codes for MRSDSDSWDIESSVGATALGVTVLRAVETARPDTVCPDPFAARLVRAVGSSSWDGLLDTGIAALAEVADEAEAQAFNPLLSFMTARTCYFDDYFRAAVAAGIRQFVVLAAGLDARAYRLQELSGSTLFEVDLPKVLEFKASALAADRPVADRRAVAADLREDWPEALRDNGFEPDEPTAWLAEGLLRYLPAAGQDLLFERIVAVSAPGSRVALNTWHSPSPVAAEQSRRRVAQLAGQGIELDVDKLLYPEEGRAQPADWFARHGWQVRLGDPIEVLTGRGRDVPAAAVAEMARHTLLTAIRPGGDSTP; via the coding sequence ATGCGCAGTGACAGCGACAGCTGGGACATCGAATCGAGTGTCGGCGCGACCGCGCTGGGTGTGACGGTTCTGCGGGCGGTGGAAACCGCGCGCCCCGATACGGTGTGTCCTGATCCGTTCGCCGCCCGGTTGGTGCGCGCGGTCGGCTCTTCCTCGTGGGATGGGCTGCTGGACACGGGGATCGCCGCCCTGGCCGAGGTCGCCGACGAGGCCGAAGCGCAGGCTTTCAACCCCCTGCTCTCCTTCATGACCGCGCGGACCTGCTATTTCGACGACTACTTTCGTGCCGCCGTAGCGGCGGGCATCCGGCAGTTCGTGGTCCTCGCGGCGGGGCTGGATGCCCGCGCGTACCGGCTCCAAGAGCTCTCCGGTAGCACGCTTTTCGAGGTCGACCTGCCGAAGGTGCTGGAATTCAAGGCTTCCGCGCTGGCCGCGGACAGGCCGGTGGCCGACCGTCGCGCCGTCGCGGCGGACCTGCGCGAGGACTGGCCGGAAGCTCTGCGCGACAACGGTTTCGAGCCGGACGAGCCGACAGCCTGGCTGGCGGAGGGGCTGCTGCGCTACCTTCCCGCTGCAGGCCAGGATCTGTTGTTCGAACGAATCGTCGCCGTCAGCGCGCCCGGCAGCCGGGTGGCGCTGAATACGTGGCACTCCCCGTCCCCCGTGGCCGCGGAGCAGTCCCGGCGGCGGGTCGCGCAGCTGGCCGGACAGGGCATCGAGCTCGACGTCGACAAACTCCTGTATCCCGAGGAAGGCCGAGCCCAGCCCGCCGACTGGTTCGCTCGGCACGGCTGGCAGGTACGGCTCGGCGACCCGATCGAAGTCCTGACCGGCCGTGGCCGTGACGTCCCCGCGGCGGCCGTCGCGGAAATGGCCAGGCATACCTTGTTGACCGCAATCCGACCCGGAGGAGACAGCACGCCATGA
- a CDS encoding argininosuccinate synthase → MSERVVLAYSGGLDTSVAISWIAKETGAEVVAVAIDLGQGGEDMNVVRQRALDCGAVEAIVVDARDEFADEYCLPTIQANALYMGQYPLVSAISRPLIVKHLVEAAKFHNATTVSHGCTGKGNDQVRFEVGIGALAPDLEVIAPVRDYAWTREKAIAFAEENNLPINVTKKSPFSIDQNVWGRAVETGFLEDLWNAPTKDVYDYTADPTVNFEAPDELIVTFDKGVPVAIDGKPVSVLEAIVELNHRAGRQGIGRLDMVEDRLVGIKSREIYEAPGAIALITAHQALEHVTIERELGRYKRQVEQRWGELAYDGLWYSPLKRALDAFIADTQQSVSGDIRMVLHGGSAVVNGRRSEQSLYDFNLATYDEGDTFDQSLAKGFVQIHGLSSKVAARRDLNQK, encoded by the coding sequence ATGTCCGAGCGCGTCGTACTCGCCTACTCCGGTGGGCTTGACACCTCCGTCGCCATCAGCTGGATCGCGAAGGAGACCGGCGCCGAGGTCGTGGCGGTCGCCATCGATCTGGGCCAGGGCGGCGAGGACATGAACGTGGTGCGCCAGCGTGCGCTGGACTGCGGCGCCGTGGAGGCCATCGTGGTCGACGCGCGCGACGAGTTCGCCGACGAGTACTGCCTGCCCACCATTCAGGCCAACGCCCTGTACATGGGCCAGTACCCGCTGGTGTCCGCGATCAGCCGCCCGCTGATCGTCAAGCACCTGGTGGAGGCGGCGAAGTTCCACAACGCCACCACCGTCTCGCACGGTTGCACCGGTAAGGGTAACGACCAGGTCCGCTTCGAGGTCGGCATCGGCGCGCTCGCGCCCGACCTGGAGGTCATCGCCCCGGTTCGCGACTACGCCTGGACCCGGGAGAAGGCCATCGCCTTCGCCGAGGAGAACAACCTCCCGATCAACGTCACCAAGAAGTCGCCGTTCTCCATCGACCAGAACGTGTGGGGCCGCGCCGTCGAGACCGGCTTCCTCGAGGACCTGTGGAACGCCCCGACCAAGGACGTCTACGACTACACCGCCGATCCGACGGTCAACTTCGAGGCGCCCGACGAGCTCATCGTCACCTTCGACAAGGGCGTGCCGGTCGCGATCGACGGCAAGCCGGTCAGTGTGCTCGAGGCCATCGTCGAGTTGAACCATCGCGCCGGCCGGCAGGGCATCGGCCGGTTGGACATGGTGGAGGACCGGCTCGTCGGCATCAAGAGCCGTGAGATCTACGAGGCCCCGGGCGCGATCGCGCTGATCACCGCGCACCAGGCGCTCGAGCACGTCACCATCGAGCGCGAGCTCGGCCGCTACAAGCGCCAGGTCGAGCAGCGCTGGGGCGAGCTGGCCTACGACGGCCTGTGGTACTCCCCGCTCAAGCGCGCCCTGGACGCGTTCATCGCCGACACCCAGCAGAGTGTCTCCGGCGACATCCGGATGGTGCTGCACGGCGGCTCCGCGGTGGTCAACGGCCGTCGCTCCGAGCAGTCGCTGTACGACTTCAACCTGGCCACCTACGACGAGGGCGACACCTTCGACCAGTCGCTGGCCAAGGGCTTCGTGCAGATCCACGGCCTGTCCTCGAAGGTCGCCGCGCGCCGCGACCTGAACCAGAAGTAG
- a CDS encoding glycohydrolase toxin TNT-related protein (This protein contains a domain related to Tuberculosis Necrotizing Toxin, which is the C-terminal effector domain of outer membrane channel protein CpnT, and which has a lethal NAD+-glycohydrolase activity.) gives MGIEIPDSLQWVAKYVVGAGDWPEGDETAMRRVEDAWTGLATTLTDLDDEATHAVQQAIAQLDGATGQAFAAHWTKLGGGQGAFDGLTKTIETLADEIGDGAADIEHTKLVIIASLVIFAIEMAAALAAAATGVGAPAGAAAGAAARTATQIAIRVAIKALLKRIISKAGLKAAARAALKGAWSAVLEEGFLEIGLKLAQVAAGNRDTLTKEEWLQSGATIAAAAAAGATEGALTSGTGNPNSSKLASAVKEGAQETVAGLAGEVAAAATTAALTDQPFDLSEALSLENITSSAVGAGQSALENSGNGNPGTTDPGDTDPGGNGNGDGDGNGNGNGNGNGNGNGDGSNPASQNQNTGNQANPSQNPSNPTTPANTNPAATNPAGTNPNTGDNPNPSTQQQSQSQQPTQQSPDTQPSQQQQNQQSPETPAAQQNPAQQAASQPADTQPTQQNPAQQSPSQPSDTQPTQQNPAQQSPSQPTDTQPTQQNPTQPSPSQPSDTQPTQQNPTQPSPSQTTDGQPAQQVSAQQSPNQPSTDQPAQQPQPTEQQGQPASPQPATQQSATPAPTTGNPAPSDTGDTQTPTRAETNPTSQQPAATNPSPTTPAQPSTPAAGIPTAQNPSAPTQTATPATTTPSEPTSTQPVPSTTAPAPTTTSPTNPATPTTPTTSTQPVSTDTTTAAATTAPATSTPPVTGFPATSQPDTPRSTTPQHGDPGTPASSAAPRSTQNPSSATRPDAPPARSPHNPSSATRPDTTPIHPGNSSSPTTGSGNTSNQPANNLSPTTRPNTTPTQQTNNPTPAARSTTSARPAEVSPPTTSSVSNPTQPSDRQQQVNSGHPYSATRSQQPTPSTNPTSPGSANPAPNTQRPSRFEDQRPFRNLPDTRAPESNPPSHNTNPYAPRPDSRASTSNPSTHPGNSTTPHSTPQPAPNTHNPRSNQEFRDWLAEKQRQFDPLSTPWNPAAANPVPNNTHPTTQPQTPPVSNQPQQPSPASQPQRLPPTTQHQQQSPQSRQQSPASQSPQQATAPQHQQQPPTSRQEPPTSQPHQQSPTPETQQQPPTSRPHQQAPTTQPQQHAPTAHPQQQALNPHPQQSPTNDPPANQPSTLNTTPSDTPPPNTHHTPTGTSIGDDPATQRVARNLRNEGHFDVVFHADRNGRPLGGLTEQQIVAAIRSNPNFTPGTPIRLVACNAANNPGMAQRLANELGSPVHSATDAVGVPARPNSPAHIRGNGTWQTHTPQTASTPTTPTNSLTHPEANPTPPTNAKPTDDTPVDYMGDTPPTDPPKDDPGEPEPGSFRPDPGKSESEPNQKNPAEEDSRQKKADGDEPSPDESDQRGADEHSAVEKTADQNDDSDGDASDPSQADENDSGQEKSKQPDPNNPFVYTDNTAVQTDDLVHPDLEDAELQRLRELDKKLQAISDAHWAEHGSWPPAPPGVGPGHPVVDALLPADFDPFHGMTRDEWMNGLKNENGGLNWPDEDLFPQGFSSPTDRTPAVLPPGEIIDRFGGPNGRFTSPPGIPYPDRALPPTNLDGEQYHQYEVLEPLPVWVGSIAPAMGEDGGGTQHYLPASVQALIDEGYLREVPLASRPAPGDGAAGAPGPDGPDTTTPPDSPDGAPTGPDGTPPSREPDNDDRNPPGEGRIEATAESDPDVSTDVTVPDQKTDTSPTNQPQAHDDTATDDPQPLREDSSRPDQQAAQKPETSISDDADKPAQQLESTAKPDDSTPEGPANEGDNSQLPAAAHTSDGTTASTTTTPAVTSSDSARSPEPSQSPRATAQDSTPSNSTQSPPSTEQRNETSDSRSHGTGAAPVGLDPSNPAYQATREQDFTELAQRNRELREAGIANAAQVAEQDPPGKEVARKADRRTITAMRYRFDNGETGDLHAYSGSHPDFDPGDKGPRTPPSDRRVFETKPVTPHGSTVPGDRTNDSEVKLLEEVVHRAIQQATGAKDKDIHRALRRASEEIKNSGRQYSEGPLGEAERTRERIEKTLDNLNQKAQLKANHQNTEYTPASIDDIRGEIRMVVDYPAGRDIPLDEVVCESCTDMMDSLQLALPGLRLEVRNLDQESLY, from the coding sequence GTGGGGATCGAGATTCCGGATTCGTTGCAGTGGGTCGCCAAATACGTCGTCGGGGCGGGCGACTGGCCCGAAGGCGACGAAACCGCCATGCGACGCGTCGAGGATGCCTGGACCGGCCTGGCCACCACCCTCACCGATCTCGATGACGAAGCCACGCACGCAGTCCAGCAAGCCATCGCGCAACTCGACGGCGCCACCGGCCAAGCCTTCGCCGCGCACTGGACCAAACTCGGCGGCGGACAGGGTGCTTTCGACGGGCTTACCAAAACCATCGAAACCCTCGCCGACGAAATCGGCGACGGCGCCGCAGACATCGAACACACCAAGCTGGTGATCATCGCCTCCCTGGTGATCTTCGCCATCGAAATGGCCGCCGCGCTGGCCGCCGCCGCCACCGGCGTCGGCGCGCCCGCGGGTGCCGCTGCCGGAGCCGCCGCTCGCACCGCCACCCAAATCGCCATCCGCGTCGCCATCAAAGCCCTGCTCAAACGCATCATCTCCAAAGCCGGCCTCAAAGCCGCGGCCCGCGCCGCCCTGAAAGGCGCCTGGTCAGCAGTCCTGGAAGAAGGCTTCCTCGAAATCGGGCTCAAACTCGCCCAAGTCGCCGCCGGCAATCGCGACACCCTCACCAAAGAAGAATGGCTGCAATCCGGAGCCACCATCGCCGCGGCCGCCGCGGCCGGCGCCACCGAAGGCGCCCTCACCTCCGGCACCGGCAATCCCAACAGCAGCAAACTCGCCAGCGCGGTCAAAGAAGGCGCCCAGGAAACCGTCGCCGGCCTCGCCGGCGAAGTAGCCGCCGCCGCGACCACCGCCGCCCTCACCGACCAGCCCTTCGACCTCTCCGAAGCGTTGTCGCTGGAGAACATCACCTCCTCCGCAGTCGGGGCCGGGCAGAGCGCACTCGAGAACAGCGGCAACGGCAACCCCGGCACCACCGATCCTGGTGACACCGATCCCGGCGGCAACGGCAACGGGGATGGGGACGGCAACGGCAACGGCAACGGCAACGGCAACGGCAACGGCAACGGGGATGGTTCCAACCCTGCCAGCCAAAACCAAAACACCGGCAATCAAGCCAATCCGAGCCAAAACCCCTCCAACCCAACGACTCCCGCAAACACAAACCCGGCCGCTACCAACCCCGCTGGCACGAACCCCAACACCGGTGACAACCCGAACCCGTCGACCCAGCAGCAATCACAAAGCCAGCAGCCGACGCAGCAATCGCCAGACACCCAGCCCAGCCAGCAACAGCAAAACCAGCAGTCACCCGAAACTCCCGCAGCGCAACAAAACCCAGCGCAGCAAGCGGCGAGTCAACCGGCGGACACGCAACCGACACAACAAAACCCGGCTCAACAGTCGCCCAGCCAGCCCTCGGACACACAGCCCACACAACAAAACCCGGCCCAGCAGTCGCCCAGCCAACCGACGGACACACAACCCACACAGCAAAACCCAACCCAACCGTCACCCAGCCAGCCCTCGGACACACAGCCGACACAGCAAAACCCAACCCAACCGTCACCGAGCCAGACCACGGATGGGCAACCGGCACAACAGGTTTCGGCGCAGCAGTCACCAAATCAGCCGTCGACGGACCAGCCAGCCCAACAACCACAGCCGACGGAACAGCAGGGCCAGCCCGCCAGCCCCCAACCCGCCACTCAGCAATCGGCGACCCCAGCTCCGACCACCGGTAACCCCGCTCCCTCGGATACCGGCGATACCCAAACCCCCACACGCGCGGAGACCAACCCGACTTCCCAACAGCCGGCGGCAACCAACCCATCTCCCACCACGCCGGCACAACCGAGCACTCCCGCAGCGGGAATCCCGACAGCCCAAAACCCGTCGGCACCCACCCAAACCGCCACTCCGGCAACGACGACTCCGTCCGAGCCCACCTCCACCCAGCCCGTCCCGAGTACGACCGCACCCGCGCCCACCACAACGTCACCGACAAACCCCGCCACCCCAACGACACCCACAACCTCCACGCAGCCGGTTTCGACCGACACCACCACTGCGGCCGCCACGACTGCCCCCGCAACCAGCACACCCCCGGTCACCGGTTTCCCAGCCACATCCCAACCGGACACACCCCGCTCGACCACACCACAACACGGCGACCCCGGCACCCCAGCCAGCTCCGCCGCTCCGCGATCAACCCAAAACCCTTCGTCGGCCACCCGTCCCGACGCGCCCCCCGCCCGATCGCCTCACAACCCGTCTTCCGCCACCCGCCCCGACACCACACCCATCCACCCCGGCAATAGCAGCTCTCCCACAACCGGTTCCGGCAACACCTCCAACCAGCCCGCCAACAACCTCTCACCCACGACCCGCCCCAACACGACACCCACACAACAGACCAACAACCCCACTCCCGCAGCGCGGTCCACTACCTCAGCTCGACCTGCCGAGGTCTCCCCTCCCACAACGAGTTCCGTATCGAACCCGACACAGCCCAGTGACCGTCAGCAACAGGTGAACTCTGGCCACCCCTACAGCGCCACTCGTTCCCAGCAACCAACCCCGAGCACCAATCCCACTAGCCCGGGATCGGCCAACCCCGCTCCGAACACACAGCGCCCCAGTCGCTTCGAAGACCAGCGCCCCTTCCGCAACCTCCCCGACACCCGAGCTCCGGAATCCAACCCTCCGTCGCACAACACCAACCCCTACGCACCCCGGCCCGACTCCCGGGCATCTACGTCGAACCCGTCCACCCACCCGGGCAACTCGACCACACCGCACTCAACCCCCCAACCGGCCCCGAACACCCACAACCCTCGCTCCAATCAGGAGTTCCGCGACTGGCTGGCCGAAAAGCAGCGCCAGTTCGATCCGCTCTCCACCCCGTGGAACCCCGCCGCCGCCAACCCGGTCCCGAACAACACCCACCCGACGACCCAACCCCAAACGCCGCCAGTTTCAAACCAACCGCAGCAGCCGTCGCCCGCAAGTCAGCCTCAACGCCTGCCTCCCACCACCCAGCACCAACAGCAGTCACCCCAATCGCGGCAGCAATCCCCCGCCTCTCAATCCCCCCAGCAAGCGACCGCCCCCCAACACCAACAGCAACCGCCGACCTCGCGACAAGAACCGCCAACCTCCCAACCCCATCAGCAATCACCCACTCCCGAAACTCAACAGCAACCCCCCACTTCCCGTCCCCATCAGCAGGCACCCACCACCCAGCCTCAACAGCACGCGCCCACCGCCCACCCCCAACAGCAAGCACTCAACCCTCACCCCCAACAGTCACCGACCAACGACCCCCCGGCGAACCAGCCTTCAACTCTGAACACCACCCCCTCCGACACCCCGCCGCCCAACACCCACCACACCCCCACCGGAACCTCGATCGGCGACGACCCCGCCACCCAACGCGTCGCCCGAAACCTCCGCAACGAGGGCCACTTCGACGTCGTCTTCCACGCCGATCGCAACGGCCGCCCCCTCGGCGGCCTCACCGAGCAACAAATAGTCGCCGCCATCCGCTCCAATCCCAATTTCACCCCCGGCACCCCCATCCGCCTCGTCGCCTGCAACGCCGCCAACAACCCCGGCATGGCCCAACGCCTGGCCAACGAACTCGGCTCCCCCGTCCACTCCGCCACCGACGCCGTCGGCGTCCCCGCCCGCCCCAACTCCCCCGCCCACATCCGCGGCAACGGCACCTGGCAAACCCACACCCCCCAAACCGCCTCAACCCCAACAACTCCCACCAATTCCCTCACCCACCCCGAAGCAAACCCCACCCCACCCACCAACGCAAAGCCCACCGACGACACTCCCGTCGATTACATGGGCGACACCCCACCAACCGATCCACCCAAGGACGACCCCGGCGAGCCCGAACCGGGCAGCTTCAGACCCGACCCAGGAAAGTCGGAGTCGGAACCGAACCAAAAGAATCCTGCCGAAGAAGATTCAAGGCAGAAGAAGGCCGATGGCGACGAGCCATCGCCGGACGAATCAGACCAGCGCGGGGCTGATGAGCACAGCGCCGTCGAGAAGACAGCAGACCAGAACGACGATTCAGACGGGGATGCCTCCGACCCAAGCCAGGCCGACGAGAACGACTCCGGCCAAGAGAAATCGAAGCAACCGGATCCTAACAACCCCTTCGTCTATACCGACAATACGGCGGTCCAGACCGACGATCTCGTCCACCCTGATCTCGAAGACGCCGAGCTCCAGCGCCTGCGCGAACTCGACAAGAAGCTGCAAGCGATCTCCGATGCGCACTGGGCAGAGCATGGCTCGTGGCCGCCTGCGCCGCCCGGGGTCGGACCCGGCCATCCAGTTGTAGATGCCCTGCTCCCCGCCGATTTCGATCCCTTCCACGGTATGACTCGTGACGAGTGGATGAACGGACTGAAGAACGAAAATGGTGGCCTGAACTGGCCCGATGAAGATCTGTTTCCCCAGGGCTTCTCGAGCCCGACCGATCGCACCCCGGCTGTGCTTCCGCCCGGGGAGATCATCGACCGATTCGGTGGCCCCAACGGCAGGTTCACCTCTCCGCCCGGCATCCCTTATCCCGACCGAGCCCTCCCACCCACCAACCTCGACGGCGAGCAGTACCACCAATACGAGGTCCTCGAGCCTCTTCCCGTTTGGGTCGGCAGCATCGCCCCCGCCATGGGCGAGGATGGCGGGGGTACCCAGCACTACCTCCCCGCGTCGGTGCAAGCCTTGATCGACGAGGGCTACCTCCGCGAAGTCCCTTTGGCATCGAGACCTGCTCCGGGAGATGGCGCTGCCGGAGCACCCGGCCCAGATGGTCCGGACACCACCACCCCTCCTGACAGTCCAGACGGTGCACCGACCGGACCCGATGGCACACCGCCGTCTCGCGAGCCCGACAACGACGATCGCAACCCGCCTGGGGAAGGTCGAATTGAAGCGACCGCAGAGTCCGATCCAGATGTGTCCACTGATGTCACCGTCCCGGATCAGAAGACCGACACGAGCCCCACCAACCAACCACAGGCCCACGACGACACCGCGACCGACGATCCGCAACCTCTGCGTGAGGACAGCTCCCGACCGGATCAACAAGCCGCCCAAAAGCCCGAAACCTCAATATCGGACGACGCGGACAAACCGGCCCAGCAGCTGGAGTCGACAGCGAAGCCCGACGATTCCACGCCGGAAGGGCCTGCGAACGAAGGTGATAACAGCCAACTTCCCGCCGCTGCGCACACATCGGATGGCACCACCGCAAGTACGACGACCACCCCCGCAGTCACTAGTTCGGACAGCGCTCGCTCTCCCGAACCAAGCCAATCGCCTCGTGCCACGGCACAAGATTCCACGCCTAGTAACAGCACGCAGAGTCCACCGTCAACCGAACAGCGAAACGAAACATCTGATTCGCGTTCCCACGGAACAGGCGCCGCGCCAGTTGGGCTCGACCCCTCGAATCCTGCGTACCAAGCAACTCGGGAACAAGATTTCACCGAGTTGGCGCAGCGCAATAGAGAGCTCCGAGAAGCCGGGATTGCCAACGCGGCGCAAGTCGCCGAGCAGGATCCGCCCGGCAAGGAGGTCGCTCGCAAAGCCGACCGGCGCACGATTACCGCCATGCGCTACCGCTTCGACAATGGGGAAACCGGAGACCTACATGCCTACAGTGGGTCGCATCCTGATTTCGACCCCGGGGACAAAGGGCCGAGAACACCGCCGTCCGACAGGCGAGTCTTCGAGACCAAACCGGTCACCCCGCACGGCAGCACCGTTCCCGGCGACCGCACGAACGACTCGGAGGTGAAACTACTCGAGGAAGTGGTCCATCGGGCGATCCAGCAAGCCACCGGCGCCAAAGATAAGGATATCCATCGCGCGCTCCGACGTGCGAGCGAGGAAATAAAGAATAGTGGCCGCCAGTATTCGGAAGGTCCGCTCGGTGAGGCCGAAAGAACGAGAGAGCGGATCGAAAAAACCCTCGACAATCTCAATCAAAAGGCCCAGTTAAAGGCGAACCACCAAAATACGGAGTACACGCCGGCATCAATAGACGACATCCGCGGCGAAATCCGTATGGTCGTGGATTACCCAGCGGGGCGGGATATCCCGCTGGATGAAGTCGTTTGTGAATCCTGCACGGATATGATGGACTCTCTGCAACTGGCTTTACCGGGCCTACGCCTTGAAGTTCGCAACCTCGATCAGGAGAGCCTCTACTGA
- a CDS encoding TNT domain-containing protein produces MNFGELETIARALGMPESEAGIGRRREDAFCVTEEDGVYMVYWYERGSKIDRCVYETEASACYGFLGLIGGALRGSQPLEPGRGTAGSVGGVPFSHSAVQALVDGDVYGGLGEQPWVQQFVVPEDVAEPVGQRRLIWPDRNRHPDGFAASDGRAPIRLEPGRIVDSFGTTFSKLLYDISTPLSARSLPVDYLHSGYRRWQVKTQTPVWAGPVAPWFGQPGGGEQFFTLMPIVDLVGAGFIEEVAL; encoded by the coding sequence ATGAATTTTGGGGAGTTGGAGACTATCGCCCGGGCACTGGGCATGCCCGAGTCAGAGGCTGGGATCGGGAGGAGGCGCGAGGACGCGTTCTGCGTCACCGAAGAAGACGGCGTCTACATGGTCTATTGGTACGAGCGCGGAAGCAAGATCGACCGCTGCGTCTACGAGACCGAGGCCTCGGCGTGCTACGGGTTCCTAGGCTTGATCGGTGGGGCGTTGCGCGGTTCGCAGCCGCTGGAGCCAGGTCGGGGGACGGCGGGATCGGTTGGCGGTGTGCCATTTTCACATTCGGCAGTGCAAGCTTTGGTCGATGGTGATGTTTATGGCGGGTTGGGGGAACAGCCTTGGGTTCAGCAGTTCGTGGTCCCCGAGGACGTTGCCGAGCCCGTAGGGCAGCGTCGATTGATTTGGCCCGACCGCAACCGGCATCCCGATGGTTTCGCTGCTTCGGACGGCCGTGCACCCATCCGCTTGGAACCCGGCCGGATCGTGGACTCGTTCGGCACTACGTTCAGCAAGTTGCTCTACGACATCTCCACCCCGCTCAGCGCTCGCTCCTTGCCGGTCGACTATCTACATTCCGGCTACCGGCGCTGGCAGGTGAAGACGCAGACTCCTGTGTGGGCGGGACCGGTCGCCCCGTGGTTCGGGCAGCCCGGCGGCGGCGAACAGTTCTTCACACTCATGCCGATCGTCGACTTGGTCGGCGCCGGATTCATCGAGGAGGTCGCGCTGTGA